In Dyella terrae, one DNA window encodes the following:
- a CDS encoding NTP/NDP exchange transporter: MPSVLSALAFFFVMTAYYIVRPVRDQLSGAVGSQSLPLFYLVVFVVMLLLTPVFGMLVTRFRRKQLLGWSYTFFVLCLLAFVPAFVAQDQIGARNLGVVFYVWVSVFNLFVVSLFWSFMADIFSSLEARRVFPLIALGGMAGAIFGPGITKLLVGVIGVAPLLVVSAIALAIAEIMLLTLSSNHERSGVAQEPIGGSLWAGAKELWSRPFLRYMAILMVLGDGIGTLAYALMADYAKVHLTDKVLRTSFYNDMDLVTNLIGAVLQLTATRWIMVRFGAGRALVVPALANLVLLVAVWVYGIGDITVLGLTTPMLAIMMVGSRAFAYGMTKPAVDALYTRVPRETRYKGKNFVETAVWRFGDFAVTSGVQVLAAIGITAAGMAGMGAGISVVAAWVAQRAGQSPDLAPDTPHDASEEKASGATA, from the coding sequence ATGCCCTCTGTCCTGTCCGCGCTGGCCTTTTTCTTCGTGATGACGGCCTATTACATCGTGCGCCCGGTGCGCGACCAGCTGAGCGGCGCCGTGGGATCGCAGTCGCTGCCGCTGTTCTATCTGGTCGTGTTCGTGGTGATGCTCCTGCTGACGCCCGTATTCGGCATGCTGGTGACACGCTTTCGACGCAAGCAACTGCTGGGTTGGAGCTACACATTTTTCGTGCTGTGCCTGCTGGCTTTCGTGCCGGCTTTCGTGGCGCAGGACCAGATCGGAGCGCGGAACCTGGGCGTGGTGTTCTACGTCTGGGTGAGCGTGTTCAATCTCTTCGTCGTGTCGCTCTTCTGGAGCTTCATGGCGGACATTTTCAGCAGCCTGGAAGCGCGCAGAGTATTCCCACTGATCGCCCTGGGCGGCATGGCCGGCGCGATCTTCGGGCCGGGCATCACCAAGCTGCTGGTGGGCGTCATTGGCGTGGCGCCCCTGCTGGTGGTTTCGGCCATCGCGCTGGCCATCGCCGAAATCATGCTGCTGACGCTGTCATCCAATCATGAGCGCAGTGGCGTGGCGCAGGAGCCGATCGGTGGCTCGTTGTGGGCAGGCGCGAAGGAACTGTGGTCGCGCCCGTTCCTGCGCTACATGGCGATCCTCATGGTGCTGGGCGATGGCATCGGTACGCTGGCCTACGCCCTGATGGCGGACTACGCCAAGGTACATCTCACCGACAAGGTGTTGCGCACGTCGTTCTACAACGACATGGACCTGGTCACTAACCTGATCGGCGCCGTGCTTCAGCTTACGGCGACGCGCTGGATCATGGTGCGCTTCGGTGCCGGCCGGGCGCTGGTGGTGCCGGCGCTCGCGAATCTGGTTTTGTTGGTTGCGGTTTGGGTCTACGGCATAGGTGACATCACCGTACTCGGCCTGACGACGCCGATGCTCGCCATCATGATGGTTGGCTCGCGCGCCTTCGCCTATGGCATGACCAAGCCAGCGGTCGATGCGCTGTATACCCGCGTGCCGCGAGAGACGCGTTACAAGGGCAAGAACTTCGTGGAAACCGCCGTGTGGCGCTTCGGCGACTTCGCCGTCACCAGCGGCGTGCAGGTGCTTGCCGCCATCGGCATCACGGCTGCGGGCATGGCGGGCATGGGAGCGGGCATTTCGGTGGTCGCCGCGTGGGTGGCGCAACGCGCGGGCCAGTCCCCCGATCTGGCGCCGGACACGCCGCACGACGCGAGCGAAGAAAAAGCATCAGGCGCAACGGCCTGA